The following proteins are encoded in a genomic region of Gimesia algae:
- a CDS encoding DUF1559 domain-containing protein → MRYREKQKRGFTLIELLVVIAIIAILIALLLPAVQQAREAARRSSCKNNLKQIGLALHNYHDSHRVFPPAAIAPGSCYCERVLDLPAGTSPLLMNHSFYQLLLPYMDLANLYNQYDFTKSSSNHVARSDGSYCGSVGPTFAGSGQLTVAKNNFPVFLCPSDPNPTKYGDYQKSSYGHVGYTTEYSLVASYGNNTSSLKGTLGFNGSARIADIKDGTSNTMMIMEASMLLTSASYGPFWNSYRHTNVLLPVSYGINKNHPGYDKPYAWGVGSHHEGGCQMLLADGGVRFLSENVDRIAVVQALVSIKGGEILPEF, encoded by the coding sequence ATGCGTTATCGAGAAAAACAGAAACGAGGTTTTACACTCATTGAACTTTTGGTGGTGATCGCGATCATTGCGATCTTAATTGCTCTGTTATTACCAGCCGTTCAACAGGCGAGAGAGGCCGCCCGTCGTAGTTCCTGTAAGAATAATCTGAAGCAGATTGGACTCGCATTACACAATTATCATGATTCCCATCGGGTATTTCCTCCTGCTGCGATTGCACCAGGAAGTTGTTATTGCGAACGAGTGCTGGACTTGCCAGCCGGGACTTCCCCGTTATTGATGAATCATTCGTTTTACCAGTTATTGCTGCCGTACATGGACCTGGCAAATCTCTATAATCAATATGATTTCACGAAGTCCTCTTCAAATCATGTCGCACGCTCAGATGGAAGTTATTGTGGTTCCGTCGGCCCCACGTTTGCCGGTTCGGGACAACTGACAGTTGCCAAGAATAACTTTCCGGTCTTTCTGTGTCCCTCTGATCCTAATCCCACGAAATATGGTGATTACCAGAAATCCAGTTATGGGCATGTGGGATACACAACTGAGTACAGTCTGGTCGCATCATATGGCAATAATACCAGTTCTCTGAAGGGGACTTTGGGGTTCAATGGATCTGCAAGAATTGCTGACATCAAAGATGGAACCAGTAATACGATGATGATCATGGAAGCCTCGATGTTGCTGACAAGTGCTTCGTATGGTCCGTTCTGGAATTCCTACCGACATACGAATGTATTACTGCCTGTCTCCTATGGGATCAATAAAAACCATCCGGGCTACGATAAACCTTATGCCTGGGGAGTCGGTAGTCACCACGAAGGAGGCTGTCAAATGCTATTGGCCGACGGTGGAGTTCGTTTCCTGAGTGAAAACGTGGACCGCATCGCTGTCGTTCAGGCTTTAGTCTCCATCAAAGGTGGAGAAATCTTACCGGAGTTTTAA
- a CDS encoding glycosyltransferase family 2 protein produces the protein MDMISLDEKSEIKDQLSSVSDPFTVIVPCYNELQALPDAIVELERILVVFGPHELIVIDDGSTDGTSAALQSLQEHHPEITILKHETNQGYGASLKTGVRHANYDYIVITDADGTYPNDRIGDLLAFMKDYDMVVGSRTGENVEYSTLRKIPKYFLKHYASWIAGRNIPDLNSGLRVFKRSLAEKFLSVLPDGFSFTTTITMAHLTNKYSVYYEPINYSRRIGKSKIQPIRDTLRFLQLIIRLGVYFAPLKVFGPFAAVQVIAFMISVTYDVFILQNITDKTIMLLMFSMNTTFFALLADMIDKRSQN, from the coding sequence ATGGATATGATTTCCTTAGATGAAAAATCAGAAATAAAAGATCAACTCAGTTCGGTCTCAGATCCATTTACTGTGATTGTGCCTTGTTATAACGAACTGCAGGCACTGCCTGATGCCATTGTGGAATTGGAAAGAATTCTAGTTGTTTTTGGGCCACATGAACTGATTGTGATTGATGATGGTTCAACTGATGGTACGAGTGCCGCACTACAGTCCCTGCAGGAACATCATCCGGAAATCACTATTTTGAAGCACGAGACCAATCAGGGGTATGGCGCGTCTCTAAAAACCGGCGTGCGACATGCTAATTATGATTACATCGTCATTACTGATGCCGATGGAACTTACCCCAATGATCGCATTGGGGATTTATTAGCGTTCATGAAAGATTACGACATGGTCGTGGGGTCAAGGACAGGTGAAAATGTAGAGTATTCTACGCTTCGTAAAATCCCAAAGTATTTTTTAAAGCATTATGCATCGTGGATTGCTGGTCGAAACATTCCCGATTTGAATTCCGGTTTGCGCGTCTTTAAACGCAGCTTAGCTGAGAAGTTTCTGAGTGTCTTGCCCGATGGATTCAGTTTTACAACGACAATCACAATGGCACATCTGACAAATAAATACAGCGTGTATTATGAACCAATCAATTACTCTCGCAGAATAGGTAAATCAAAAATTCAACCTATTCGAGACACGCTTCGTTTTTTGCAATTGATTATTCGCTTGGGGGTTTACTTTGCGCCTCTTAAAGTTTTTGGCCCTTTTGCAGCAGTTCAAGTGATCGCTTTCATGATCTCGGTTACTTACGACGTCTTCATTTTGCAGAATATCACTGATAAAACCATCATGCTGTTAATGTTTAGTATGAACACCACTTTTTTTGCACTTTTGGCAGATATGATTGATAAGAGAAGTCAAAACTAA
- a CDS encoding class I SAM-dependent methyltransferase → MSTDSNTDNSDQVTRKLPLEAEHLAALSRMQSLTPYYQWSIELVAPWLGKRILDAGCGIGNATEQLSAYAEYVLAVDLSPENMKVLQHRFADDPHIECAQLDLDDNMEEIACRNIDSIVCFDVLEHVEDDQALLNQFLKMVQPGGYLLIKVPAGRWLYGSVDIASAHFRRYVKSELKQKAIQSGWQIINIHYMNIFGVIPYFIKSRILKNKLIFLAPCQHVN, encoded by the coding sequence ATGTCGACTGATTCTAATACTGATAATTCAGATCAAGTGACCAGAAAGCTTCCTCTGGAGGCGGAGCATCTTGCAGCACTCTCGCGTATGCAATCACTTACCCCGTACTATCAATGGTCAATCGAATTGGTGGCTCCCTGGCTGGGAAAAAGAATATTAGATGCGGGGTGTGGAATTGGGAATGCAACGGAACAACTCAGTGCGTATGCAGAATATGTACTTGCGGTTGACTTAAGCCCTGAAAATATGAAGGTTCTTCAACATCGTTTCGCGGACGATCCTCATATAGAATGTGCGCAGCTTGATCTTGATGATAATATGGAAGAAATCGCGTGCAGGAACATTGATTCCATTGTCTGTTTTGACGTTTTAGAACACGTTGAAGACGATCAGGCCCTCTTAAATCAATTTCTCAAAATGGTACAACCGGGCGGGTATTTATTGATAAAAGTACCAGCCGGCCGCTGGCTTTATGGCAGCGTTGATATCGCATCAGCTCATTTTAGACGCTATGTAAAGTCAGAGTTAAAACAAAAGGCGATTCAATCTGGATGGCAGATCATAAATATTCATTACATGAATATTTTTGGTGTTATTCCTTATTTTATCAAAAGCAGAATTTTGAAAAACAAGCTAATTTTTCTCGCACCATGTCAACACGTCAACTAG
- a CDS encoding class I SAM-dependent methyltransferase, protein MEEQRFSQPEDSQFANTDHATRDRALFDQIAEKYCRKDLLPATQHARRHRLFQTLKSVQMPPHADVLEVGCGAGFAAKYLEGRIGSYCGVDYSENLIHYARAHNSGPEIEFVAANIKDFQPGKSFDLIFAIGLLHHFDDLDSMLESTVQLLNPGGWFIANEPQPGNPLISLARRVRKRIDSHYSSEQKELTAKSLRSACERAKLSSVQIVPQGLFSTPFAEVPLHPQWLFTPVSILACFTDKIVERLPEKAFHSLSWNLVVAGQRQEH, encoded by the coding sequence ATGGAAGAACAAAGATTCTCGCAACCAGAGGACAGTCAGTTCGCGAACACAGATCATGCAACTCGCGATCGTGCGTTATTTGACCAAATAGCGGAAAAGTATTGCCGCAAAGATTTATTGCCTGCAACTCAACATGCTCGCAGGCATCGGCTTTTCCAGACGTTGAAATCAGTCCAGATGCCTCCCCATGCTGATGTCTTAGAAGTGGGTTGTGGAGCAGGATTTGCGGCAAAATACCTGGAAGGACGCATTGGCAGTTATTGTGGCGTAGATTACTCAGAAAATCTAATTCACTACGCACGTGCCCATAACTCAGGTCCAGAGATCGAATTCGTAGCAGCCAATATAAAAGACTTCCAGCCGGGAAAATCGTTTGATTTGATATTCGCTATCGGGCTTTTGCACCATTTCGATGATCTTGACTCGATGCTAGAGAGTACCGTTCAACTACTTAATCCCGGAGGATGGTTCATTGCTAATGAACCACAACCAGGTAATCCACTTATATCTCTTGCTAGACGGGTTCGTAAACGGATTGATTCGCATTATTCATCAGAACAGAAGGAATTGACAGCGAAATCACTTCGGAGTGCCTGCGAACGAGCAAAATTGAGTTCAGTGCAGATTGTTCCACAGGGTCTGTTCTCTACTCCATTTGCTGAGGTGCCTCTCCATCCGCAATGGCTGTTTACTCCCGTTTCAATTCTCGCATGTTTTACTGATAAAATTGTGGAACGATTACCTGAGAAAGCATTTCATAGTTTAAGCTGGAATCTCGTCGTCGCTGGTCAAAGACAGGAGCATTAA